ATCTCAGGAGAATAATGAACCCTTGAGTTTACACAGTCACATCGAAGATTTGACCTATTCTATTGCCATGTCAGACACTTCAAATAATGATAAAGTTGTTCGTACCGAAGAAGAGTGGAAAGAACTTCTTGATTCCGGCGAATTTCGTGTTCTGCGTAAACAAGGAACAGAAATGCCCTGGGTGAATGAGTATAACAGTCTTTATGATGAGGGGGTTTATATTTGCAAAGGGTGTGGACAACCTCTTTTCAGCTCCGAAACCAAGTATAACAGCCGGAGCGGCTGGCCAAGCTATTGGGCTCCAATTCGAGAGGATGCCGTGGAAGAACGCGAAGATAACAGCATGTTTATGACACGCACGGAAATTGTCTGCAGCAGATGTGAATCTCATATCGGTCACGTATTTGAAGACGGTCCGGAACCTACCGGCCTCAGATACTGTATGAATTCTGCCGCAATGAAATTTCTTCCCAAAGACGAGTAAGCGCCGTTTTCATAGGATTTCCATCTTATTTGTAACTAAAAATGGAGTTTCCCGTATATTTTTAGGTATGTTCTCAACACATTAACCTAACCTCATCTCATGTCAAATACGGGAAAATCACGAAAGGCAACATCCATACACAAGGCTGAATTTGATCCAATTCTTAAAAAGTATGTCTACATTGGTACATCACTATTCCTGGCTATTACCATTGTAGGACTGATTCTTCTTCCTTTTTGGCTCATTCTGGGCAAAATTTATATCGACCGGTATTTTGAGAGTCTTTACTGTGAATTAACGACCAGAGCACTTCATTTTAAAAAAGGACTTTGGTTCGTAACCGAACGATCCATCCCACTTGACAAAATACAGGATCTTACATTTCACGAAGGACCTGTTCTGCGCTGGATGGGTTTAAGTAAATTGATGATAGAAACAGCGGGAAACAGTGCTCAGGGGATGTCGGATATGTCTTTAACAGGGATTATAAACGCACGCGAATTCAGGGAAATGGTAATGGATCAACGGGATAATATTACAGATCGGGCCCATTACGCCGAAAGTTCTTCTACGATAGATAGCTCATCCGGAAATGATTTAGCTCCAATTTTAACGGAGATTCATAAAACTCTTCAGAGTATCGAACAGAAACTGGATCGAAACTGATGAAATTTCTCATCCAGTCAATGCATAAAAACGGATAAGAAATATCGTCAGACCAAAAAAACAGTGCGTTAATTGAGCATGGTTTTTTTGGCAATCTTCCTGTTATAGATCTTAAACAGTACGATGGCTACACCCCACTGGAGCAGTACAGTTGCAACAGAAAATGGACTCAACGGATTGTACCAGGTGTCCGGTGCAAAACTTGTAGCGCTCAGGTAGATCCACCATGTAAGTAGGCTAATTACTTCTATCGGAATGACATAGCGAATAATAAATGACCACCATTTGCCCAGCTTAAACCTGCTGTGCTCATTATTAACCAGTGTTGTTCTGAAATTCTCAGTCCCAAATTTCATCACTGCAAATGATATCAGGCCTCCGGAAACCATCAGGCCAATTCCCCAAACAAAATCCTGATTTGCAAATACATCCAGCGAAATTGCTGATGGCAAGCCAAACAGAAATCCGGCACTACATACTGCAATCGTTGCCTTGGTACGCGTAACTCCCATATCCACGAAGACCTTTGTAGCCAATTCAATCATTGATATAAGAGAACTAAATGCTGCAAACGTTAAACCCAGGAAAAAGATGATAGCAAAGAACTTACCACCCGCCATGACTTCAAAAAGCTGAGGCATCCACATAAAAGTTAATCCGGTTGATGCCGGTCCTGAGTCGCGCATAATATCCAACACCTGGCTATCCGTCATATCACCACCCAGTGTTCCAAAAACAGTAGAAAATATGATTACTGCAGCCGTTAACGAAACCAGGTTGTTCCCAATACCGGTTTGAAATGCACTAATGGTAATGTCATCCTTGGTACGCATGTAGGCTCCATACGTCAAAATCAATCCCCATGCGGCACCGGTATCCCAGGCATTTTGGGTGAGTGCCTCCAGCCAGATACGCGGTTCTTTCAAAGTAGCCCAATCCGGAGTGAACAGATAGGTGATACCTGCCCCGCTTCCTTCAAGAGTAAGGGCCCGGAAAAGGGATATAACTAAAACCAGAAGCAGTGACGGAATCAGAATTTTATTCATTCGTTCAATGCTCTTCACCCCTTTCAAAATAACCAAACCACCCAGGGTTATCATTATGGCATGAAAGACGGAAGGCATGATTGAGGATTGAAATCCATTCCAAACCATGTTGGCCTCCTCAACATTTTGAGGTAGAGGAGCAATGATCGATTCTACGAAATAGTAAAGAGACCATCCGGCAACCACACTGTAGTAAAACATAATGGCAGTAGCTACAAAACCGACAAATGCTCCAAGCCAGGCAAATTTCTCACCGGCCATTTTCATATACGATCCAATAACTCCTTTACGGCCGTTTCGTCCTATACCATACTCCGCAATAATTAATGGTATAGACCACATAAATAGAAATATGGCCCAGGCAACTAAAAAAGCTCCGGCACCTGTTTCTCCGCCATTTTCAGCAGCTATGCGGGGAAATCGCCAGATATTACCCGTTCCAACTGCAATTCCCAATACACTTAAAATAAGTCCCCATTTAGTCGCAAACCGTTCTTTACCGGTACCTTTATCTGCCATTCTGATAGATTTTCTTATTACTTTTTACTTTTACACGTCAGTTGATAAACATTTTTACTGTATATGGCAAGCAGATTTTAAATCATATTCGATCTTCTCGTTTTTCATTGTGCATTCAAATAGCGATTCGGTATATTTTTGACTTTCGTTAGTTATCGAAATTCGGATCTGATCATTCTAGACATTCGTTTAGATAACTTTCATAAAAAATCATCGGATTTTCCGATCATCGGCAACCAATTGTAACAGTCATCAACCACATGAATTTTACGTCCATTTTTGCTGAACACCGTACACGCAACAGGTTTTTTGCTTTTATCAGCTTCCTGTATGCATTTATCATCTATACCCTAACCGTCGCTCCCACAACTTCTTTTTGGGACCCCGCCGAATATATTGCCATCTCCCATACGCTTCAGATTGCTCACCCGCCGGGATCTCCATTTTTTGCAATCGTTGGGCGCATTGTTTCGATGTTTGTACCGGCAGAGTTTGTTGCACTGAGCATAAATATGATTAGTGTTACAGCCTCTGCATTCACCATCATGCTGCTCTATTTGATTGTGGTACGCCTGATTGAAGAGTGGCGCGGAAATGCAGATGATATGGACGCAATAGATAAAATCGGTCTATATGGGGGCGGACTCTTTGCAGCACTTACATTTACCGTAACTCATACACAGTGGTTTAATGCAGTTGAAGCAGAGATGTACGCTTCATCGATGTTCTTTACTGCCCTTGTGGTTTGGATGGCTTTACGATGGTCTGCTCATCATGATCAACCCTATTCTGAGCGATGGCTTATTCTCATTGCCTATATGTTTGGGATCGGTATTGGAGTTCACCTGCTTAATCTGCTTGCGCTCTTCTTTGTTGCCATGATTGTTTATTTCAAAAAACGTGAGTTTACGATACTCTCCTTTTTAGCTATGGCCGGAATTTCAGTGGTTGGCTTTTTATCCGTCTATCCGTTGACAATTATTCACCTGCCTAACTTCGCGGGTAGAATTGGTGGAATGACCTACGGCCTGATCGGTCCAATGACGTTTGTCATTTTCATTTTTGCTGCAATAGCATTTGGCCTGTACTATACACACAAGAAAGGCATGCGTATTGCAAATATGGTACTGCTGGCCTACACGATGATTATTATCGGGTACTCCAGTTATGCACTGATCATGATCCGCTCTCAGGCAGAACCTCCGATAGACCAAAATGATCCTTCAGAAGTTCAGGCTTTTGTAAACTACCTGAATCGTGATCAGTATGGATCGGCACCTCTTTTAAAAGGAAATACATATGACAACCGTACACAGAACATAGACCGATCTGAAGAGACGCTTTTCCCCAGAAGACATTCAAGTCAGCCACGACATCTTGAATACTACAGGAACTTTGATTCTGATTTAGGCTATTTCTGGGAGTATCAGGTAAATCATATGTACCTCCGCTATTTAAACTGGAATTATATTGGCCGGGAAGCCGATATTCAGGATACCGGTTGGTACTCAGGATTCTCGGATACTCGGCATGCAGATAACCCTGCAAATACCCCCTACTTTTATCTGCCGTTTCTGTTCGGCTTGTTTGGGATTCTATATCACTTTAAAAATGATTGGAAAAGAGCTTTTGCAGTAACTGCGCTATTTTTCCTTACCGGACTTGCGATCATTTTCTATCTCAATCAAACGCCGTTCGAACCCCGTGAACGGGATTACGCTTACGTGGGCTCATTCTTTGCCTACGCTATATGGGTTGGGATTGGTCTCACCGGAATTATGGAACTGGTCAAACAGTTTGCAGGCAATAATAAAGCCGTCACCTACAGTGTGATTGGCCTATCGTTTATTGCGGTTCCCTTTTGGATGCTCACTGAAAACTGGCACACCCACGACCGAAGTGAAAACTACGTTCCACGGGATTACGCCTACAACCTTCTCAATTCTGTAGAAGAAAATGCAATTCTATTTACCAACGGAGACAACGACACCTTTCCATTATGGTACCTTCAGGAAGTGGAAGGAATTCGTACAGACGTTCGAGTTGTTAATCTCAGCCTGTTAAATACAGAGTGGTATATCAAACAGCTGCGCGATAGACAAACTCACGAAGCTCTGCCCTTACCGATAAGGCTTACAGATGAAGAGGTGGACCAGATGACATCTCAGCTGGAACTGCATGATCCGCAGGAAATTGTGATCCCTGTGAACAAAGAACTTCTTACATCAGTTTTTGAAGCAAATCCTGATCAAATTGAGAACAACCCGGAAGGGTTTAGTGAGATCGTATCGGCCGGAGGTGCGGATAATCAAATGTTGATTAATCAAATGCTAATGGCCACGCCTTATTCACTTCCTGTTGAAGAGCTGGATAATGAAGTACGGTTTTATCTGGAGGGACGTCCGGCAGGCAGGGATAACCAAGGCAACACGAGATACTACCTGCAAACTCAGGACCGGATGATCCTGGAAATTCTTCGGCAAAACCAGTGGTTACGGCCTGTCTATTTTGCAAATACCGTATCCAGATCCGGACTCATGAATCTTGAACCTTACTTCCAGTTTGAAGGAAAAGCCTTCCGTATAATGCCAATCAAGCGACAAGTGGGTTCTTTTGGACATGTTGAACCTGAAGTACATGCAGACAGACTTGAGAAGTTTGAGTTTAATGAGTGGAACTCCCCAGACGTCTATTTTGATGAAAATGTCCGCAGAATGCTCGGTAATTATCGATATGGATTCACACAATTAGCTGACGCTTATCTGCAACAAGGTGATGTAGAACAGGCGGCATACTGGCTGAAGTACGGCGAAGATATGATTCCATTTCGGGATATTGAGAACGATTGGACCATTGCCGCTCTCTACGCCTTCAGATACATGCGTGTGGACGAAAATGAACGAGCTGTTGATTTAGCCGAATTTATACAGGAACGCCTGATGCACGATCTCAGATTTGACATGCGCGATCTGGACCGATACGAAATCCGAATGGAAAATCTGGATGAAGAAATTAGTCAGGCTCGTGCGCAAGCCAATACCGGCAAAGCTCAAAGTCTGCAGCGTGAACAGCAACGATATTCTCAACAGCGCGATAATGTTATTGAAGATGTCAGCTTTACGGTAAGCCGGTTAACAATCCTTCAAAACATCTATTTTGAAACAGACCGAACTGAAAAGGCTGAAGAACTGGCCATTGAAGTTAATATTATGACCGATGGCCGTCTACCTCTTCCTGAGGATATTGAGGGAAGCCGTCAACAGATTGAACAATTTGGGTTGGGAGTCTGATGCTTCCTTTAAAACCGATTATTTAATCTTAGGTAACCAGATTGTATATTGAACAATATTCAACTAAGACAGACAATTGAATTATGATTCATGAATTCACAAAAGAGAACATCACCACCATTGGTGACATTCTGAATACCAAACCCAAACCGTTGGGTGATGATGTTTTTAGATTCGAGGTTACCAATGAGGAAGCAGGCAGTAAACTTGCTTTGGAGATCCATCTCGGCCTTGAAGTGGACGATGAGCGGATGAATATGGTTACAGTCTACTCAGGAAGTACTTTTCTTCAGCTCCACAACTGCACGGCTTTCATTGCCAGTGATATCCTGAAGCAGGTTACCTTTTTTGGGAAAAACGGAACCAATACAACCGGTTTAATTGTGGAGCAGAGTGCCGGATGCAGTATGTATGCAAACGTAAACGATGCCGTTTTGAAAGGTGACTTTACTAAATTGCCCGAAGACCTGATGATGTGCGGAGTAGCCATGTCTCTGACCGATACCGCCGATCTGGATAACTTCTCCTTTGATGATGACGAACTTTCCTGACATCCCGACTGAGCCGGATGATAAACTGATTATCAATAATGAGTCGGGAGAAGCTGTGCCTGTTGAGGAGCAGGTACTGCTGAAACTGATAAATATTACTGAAGAGAAAGAGACGATCCGTTATAAAGAGATTGAATTGGTCTATGTTGATGAAAAAGAGATTGTCCGAATTAACAAAGAGTTTCTGGACCGCGATTACATAACCGATATCATTACCTTTCGGTATGACGAAAATAATCCTGATGCCATTGAGGGAACTCTCTACTGTTGTGCACCCCGAATTGCAGAACAGAGTGCCGAATTTGATAACGACCTGAAAACAGAATATTTGAGAGTGTTTGTTCACGGCCTGATTCATCTTGCCGGATATGACGATCAAACAGCTAAAGAGAAAGAGCGGATGACAGAAAAAGAGGATCAGTACCTGGAAGCACTTAACTCATTGTCGTGAGTGCCGCGGCCAGCTATACCCTTCTAATTGTTGAATCTCCGGTGATTGCCCGCATCATTCAACGGGTTGCTCCCTCTTCTGTTTATGTTTTATCTACGAATGGATATGCGTGGAAACCGGTATATGACGCCGAAAGAAATCAACTCAAAGCAAAAGCGGATCCGGATCAACTTGGTTTTCGTAAAGAACTGAAGCAGCAGGCAAGCTGGGCCGGAAATATCATCATTGCAACGGACCCTGATCCCTCTGGAGATTTTATAGCGTGGTCTATTTGTAAATTTTTAAAGAATCCATCCATTAAGCGATCACACATTCAGCATTTAGGTCGAAAAGGGATTGAACGCTTAATCAGCAGTGCTGAAGTCATTCAAACCGATCTGCTGGAACTTAGACTCAAAAACCGGTCACTCATCCGTCATCAATGGAATAAAACGGGACGTCGACCATCGATGGAAATTGCCGCACTCTCTTCAACCTTTTCATCATACTTTGCCTATCAGCACTTCGCAGATCAAAAAGGTCAAATCTGGTATTCGAACCGATCAATTCAATGCGCCTCGGATGAATGGATTCAGGTTCAAAATTCCATGTCAGACTCAGAGTATCACTCTGCAAATCCACTCTCTACATTTGATCTGCTTCAGCTTGCTTACGAAAAGGACATATTCAGATCCTTTGCCAATGCTCAGGAAACACTCCAACAGTTATTTACTCACACGCTTGATTACAGTGAAGAGTCCTTGATCAGCTATCCTCGTACGTCGGCAAACTCATACTTCAGTGAAACCTGGGCATCCTTACAACAGCAATTTTTTCAGCTTAATCATACGGGTGAGTTCAAGCCGATGTTCATTCGAAATATTGCAGGACAGGAGGTGTCCCATGAGAGCCTTTACCCTATTAGCCTGACCAACACTCCGGATAAAGTGGGTGGTGAGCTCCTGAGTACTTTGAGAGACCTCTACGATCTGATTTACCATCAAACCCTGAGGGCAATCACGGTTCCAACCGAAAAGCATATGGCTTACCAAACTGCATTTCATCAGGATGTTCAATTCTACAGCACCACGAATAAATCTGAAATTTCGAACACAGAACTGCTGCCCATTCGCACAATTTCTGAAATCGGTTCCCTGTTATCTTCTCATCGTGTTTTATCACCCTCTTCATTCGGAGAAAAACTGGATCGATGGATATCACAGAAATATCTTGAAATGGACGGAGCTTTTCTGAAACCCGGTAAATATCTGGCTCCATATGTAAACGATGGGCCACAATATGCAGATCAGATTGAACAGCTCTTTAATTTGATAGATGAACAGAATCTGAAAGCTGAAACTATTGCGTCAATACTTTCGTGAAAGCAATTAGCGCGCTTTGAATAAACTCCCATTTTGCCTTTAGAGTGACCTATGAACATTTCTGAACCCAATGACCGTTTAAAAGAAGAACAGTCTTCAGACAGAAAAGATCTCAGATCAATTCTTACTCGCCACATAAACTTAGACCTTCCCCAATCTTCAGCCCCTCCCTCTGAAGAACCGCCTAAATTTCGACAAACTACCGGGTTGCTTACGTTTTTGAAACCGATACCCTTTCTGCTTGGCTTAGTCTTTCTGTTCTCCTTTTACTGGGATTTTCCCGAATTAACTTTCTCATTTATGAGCTTTGAATTCCCTTTGAATGGAATTCTACGGATAATCAGCGTGAGTGGCATGATTGGTTTCCTAACCAATTGGATTGCCATAACCATGCTTTTTCGCCCCCTAAACAAACGTCCCCTGCTTGGACAAGGTCTGATTCCGGCTCAAAAAGATCGCATAGCCTGGCGACTCTCTACAGCTGTTGCTGAGGATTTAATCAACCCGGACCTCATCAAATCGAAAATTGAAGACTCCAATGTGATTCAAAACTACCGGAGTCAACTTCAAAACAGCCTACTCTCATCCGTCGAAAGTGAAACATTCCGGGATGAGTTTAAAGATTGGGTTGTAGATTACGTTCACAGTGTAGTCCATGATAATTCTTTCCGCGAACGGGTAAGTTTCTACGTATCAAAAGAGATTGAAACCGGGTTAATAGATAAGCCTGTTGAGCGAACCGCACTGAAAACTTATACGATTCTAAAGGGACAATCACTGCAGGAAATGATCGAAAATTCGATTGCAGATTTACCGATTACCGTAGAGCGAAACTTCGGATTTATTGATGAATTTTTTGATGAACTTCCGGCCAAGGCAGAGGAGGTATCAGAGGAGTTTGACCGGTTAATTACAGAGTTAATTTATAAACTGATTAACCGTCTCGACATCCGGAAATTTGTAGAAGAAAATCTTCAACAGTATGATGAGAAACGGCTGGAACTGATGATCAAAAATGCAACGAACGAACAACTCAAAACCATTCAGTATTTAGGTGCCATTTTAGGGGTGATTGGGGGCTTTGTAATATGGGAACCGGTGCTTAGCCTAACTTTTTTAACCCTTTTAGGTGCCACTGTCTTTCTGACAGATCGTGCACTTTACCAATAGATTGCTGTATTCTAAAACTTCTATAAATAGATAATCAATCTATTGACATACAATGATTTAAATAATTTTATTTAAAATATTTTTAACCACTGTAGTTTCATTATTCAGAACCTTCATAATAGAATGTAACCTCCAACCATAAATTGAAGCCTTATTTTTTTAGGTCACACTCAACATTAGTGGTTTCCATCAAAATTCAGGACAGATTTCAAAGTAATTTTGACCACCCTTATCCTTCCAGAACCAATAAAAAAAGGGAGCCGGTTAAACTAATTCCCTTTCATTTATTCCGAGTAAAATTTGACTCAGATATGCATCTAATTTTTCAGATTTATTCTATAATTTTCTTCACAAAATTGGGCAGTGCAAACGACCCGAAGTGTACCTCTTCATTGTAGTAGTTGAGCGACTTCAGGAGCTCGGGATTAGACCGAATTCGTTTCGTCACTTCGGAGCTCAGCGGGTCCTCCCCTTTGGTGGCGCAAGCCATCGACCACATGCCCGCCGGGTAGAGCGGAATATAGCTGAGATACATCTTTGAAATTTCGAACAGTTCATCCAAAGCAGTGAACACTTTCTTCATACTCGGGTAGTACGACTCCACCCACGGGCTTTCTGTCTGAGCGGTCAGAACTCCATCATCGGTCAGGGCGTCCAAGCAGAACTGATAGAAATCTTTTTCAAACAGACCTTCCGCCGGACCAACCGGGTCCGAACCGTCAATAATAATTACGTCGTAAGGATCTTTCACATTTTTGACGAACGCGATACCATCTTCATAGAGAACGTTCAGCTTGGGATTGTCAAAATCACCCACACCCGGGAAATGGAGCTTAGAGGCCTCAACTACGGTTTGGTCGATCTCTACCATGTCAACATGCTCAACGGAGCTGTGCTTCAAAACCTCACGTGCTGTACCGCCATCTCCCCCGCCAATGATCAAGACTCTTTTGGGATTTGGATGGGTAAACATAGCCACATGTGAGATCATCTCGTGATAGACAAATTCGTCGCGCTCACTCAGCATCACCATCCCGTCGATAGTCATCAGGTTGCCCCAGGTGTCGGTTTCATAAACCTCCACCAGCTGGTAATCAGACTGTTTTGCAAATAGTAGCTTCTTCAGACCAATCGTCAGCCCGGTCTGTTCGTTGTAGTATTCGTTGTATTGTAAAGGCATTTTTTTCAAGCTTCAGGTTTCAAGTTGCAGGTTTCAAGTTGCAGGCTTCAAGTTGCAGGCTTCAAGCAGCAGGTAGCAGGTAGCAGGTAGCAGGTAAACTGATTTATTTTTACAGACTAAATCAAACATACCTTTTACTGCCCGATACTTAT
This is a stretch of genomic DNA from Rhodohalobacter barkolensis. It encodes these proteins:
- a CDS encoding PH domain-containing protein, yielding MSNTGKSRKATSIHKAEFDPILKKYVYIGTSLFLAITIVGLILLPFWLILGKIYIDRYFESLYCELTTRALHFKKGLWFVTERSIPLDKIQDLTFHEGPVLRWMGLSKLMIETAGNSAQGMSDMSLTGIINAREFREMVMDQRDNITDRAHYAESSSTIDSSSGNDLAPILTEIHKTLQSIEQKLDRN
- the ybeY gene encoding rRNA maturation RNase YbeY — translated: MMTNFPDIPTEPDDKLIINNESGEAVPVEEQVLLKLINITEEKETIRYKEIELVYVDEKEIVRINKEFLDRDYITDIITFRYDENNPDAIEGTLYCCAPRIAEQSAEFDNDLKTEYLRVFVHGLIHLAGYDDQTAKEKERMTEKEDQYLEALNSLS
- the msrB gene encoding peptide-methionine (R)-S-oxide reductase MsrB, with translation MKLLFFILHLVLLTATVACSQNEQQQSQENNEPLSLHSHIEDLTYSIAMSDTSNNDKVVRTEEEWKELLDSGEFRVLRKQGTEMPWVNEYNSLYDEGVYICKGCGQPLFSSETKYNSRSGWPSYWAPIREDAVEEREDNSMFMTRTEIVCSRCESHIGHVFEDGPEPTGLRYCMNSAAMKFLPKDE
- a CDS encoding DNA topoisomerase translates to MSAAASYTLLIVESPVIARIIQRVAPSSVYVLSTNGYAWKPVYDAERNQLKAKADPDQLGFRKELKQQASWAGNIIIATDPDPSGDFIAWSICKFLKNPSIKRSHIQHLGRKGIERLISSAEVIQTDLLELRLKNRSLIRHQWNKTGRRPSMEIAALSSTFSSYFAYQHFADQKGQIWYSNRSIQCASDEWIQVQNSMSDSEYHSANPLSTFDLLQLAYEKDIFRSFANAQETLQQLFTHTLDYSEESLISYPRTSANSYFSETWASLQQQFFQLNHTGEFKPMFIRNIAGQEVSHESLYPISLTNTPDKVGGELLSTLRDLYDLIYHQTLRAITVPTEKHMAYQTAFHQDVQFYSTTNKSEISNTELLPIRTISEIGSLLSSHRVLSPSSFGEKLDRWISQKYLEMDGAFLKPGKYLAPYVNDGPQYADQIEQLFNLIDEQNLKAETIASILS
- a CDS encoding DUF445 domain-containing protein produces the protein MSFEFPLNGILRIISVSGMIGFLTNWIAITMLFRPLNKRPLLGQGLIPAQKDRIAWRLSTAVAEDLINPDLIKSKIEDSNVIQNYRSQLQNSLLSSVESETFRDEFKDWVVDYVHSVVHDNSFRERVSFYVSKEIETGLIDKPVERTALKTYTILKGQSLQEMIENSIADLPITVERNFGFIDEFFDELPAKAEEVSEEFDRLITELIYKLINRLDIRKFVEENLQQYDEKRLELMIKNATNEQLKTIQYLGAILGVIGGFVIWEPVLSLTFLTLLGATVFLTDRALYQ
- the speE gene encoding polyamine aminopropyltransferase, which codes for MPLQYNEYYNEQTGLTIGLKKLLFAKQSDYQLVEVYETDTWGNLMTIDGMVMLSERDEFVYHEMISHVAMFTHPNPKRVLIIGGGDGGTAREVLKHSSVEHVDMVEIDQTVVEASKLHFPGVGDFDNPKLNVLYEDGIAFVKNVKDPYDVIIIDGSDPVGPAEGLFEKDFYQFCLDALTDDGVLTAQTESPWVESYYPSMKKVFTALDELFEISKMYLSYIPLYPAGMWSMACATKGEDPLSSEVTKRIRSNPELLKSLNYYNEEVHFGSFALPNFVKKIIE
- a CDS encoding sodium-dependent transporter, yielding MADKGTGKERFATKWGLILSVLGIAVGTGNIWRFPRIAAENGGETGAGAFLVAWAIFLFMWSIPLIIAEYGIGRNGRKGVIGSYMKMAGEKFAWLGAFVGFVATAIMFYYSVVAGWSLYYFVESIIAPLPQNVEEANMVWNGFQSSIMPSVFHAIMITLGGLVILKGVKSIERMNKILIPSLLLVLVISLFRALTLEGSGAGITYLFTPDWATLKEPRIWLEALTQNAWDTGAAWGLILTYGAYMRTKDDITISAFQTGIGNNLVSLTAAVIIFSTVFGTLGGDMTDSQVLDIMRDSGPASTGLTFMWMPQLFEVMAGGKFFAIIFFLGLTFAAFSSLISMIELATKVFVDMGVTRTKATIAVCSAGFLFGLPSAISLDVFANQDFVWGIGLMVSGGLISFAVMKFGTENFRTTLVNNEHSRFKLGKWWSFIIRYVIPIEVISLLTWWIYLSATSFAPDTWYNPLSPFSVATVLLQWGVAIVLFKIYNRKIAKKTMLN
- a CDS encoding DUF2723 domain-containing protein codes for the protein MNFTSIFAEHRTRNRFFAFISFLYAFIIYTLTVAPTTSFWDPAEYIAISHTLQIAHPPGSPFFAIVGRIVSMFVPAEFVALSINMISVTASAFTIMLLYLIVVRLIEEWRGNADDMDAIDKIGLYGGGLFAALTFTVTHTQWFNAVEAEMYASSMFFTALVVWMALRWSAHHDQPYSERWLILIAYMFGIGIGVHLLNLLALFFVAMIVYFKKREFTILSFLAMAGISVVGFLSVYPLTIIHLPNFAGRIGGMTYGLIGPMTFVIFIFAAIAFGLYYTHKKGMRIANMVLLAYTMIIIGYSSYALIMIRSQAEPPIDQNDPSEVQAFVNYLNRDQYGSAPLLKGNTYDNRTQNIDRSEETLFPRRHSSQPRHLEYYRNFDSDLGYFWEYQVNHMYLRYLNWNYIGREADIQDTGWYSGFSDTRHADNPANTPYFYLPFLFGLFGILYHFKNDWKRAFAVTALFFLTGLAIIFYLNQTPFEPRERDYAYVGSFFAYAIWVGIGLTGIMELVKQFAGNNKAVTYSVIGLSFIAVPFWMLTENWHTHDRSENYVPRDYAYNLLNSVEENAILFTNGDNDTFPLWYLQEVEGIRTDVRVVNLSLLNTEWYIKQLRDRQTHEALPLPIRLTDEEVDQMTSQLELHDPQEIVIPVNKELLTSVFEANPDQIENNPEGFSEIVSAGGADNQMLINQMLMATPYSLPVEELDNEVRFYLEGRPAGRDNQGNTRYYLQTQDRMILEILRQNQWLRPVYFANTVSRSGLMNLEPYFQFEGKAFRIMPIKRQVGSFGHVEPEVHADRLEKFEFNEWNSPDVYFDENVRRMLGNYRYGFTQLADAYLQQGDVEQAAYWLKYGEDMIPFRDIENDWTIAALYAFRYMRVDENERAVDLAEFIQERLMHDLRFDMRDLDRYEIRMENLDEEISQARAQANTGKAQSLQREQQRYSQQRDNVIEDVSFTVSRLTILQNIYFETDRTEKAEELAIEVNIMTDGRLPLPEDIEGSRQQIEQFGLGV